Proteins found in one Aethina tumida isolate Nest 87 chromosome 1, icAetTumi1.1, whole genome shotgun sequence genomic segment:
- the LOC126266450 gene encoding uncharacterized protein LOC126266450 isoform X1: MASNYNLVNYERPEPIYNYDVCDVFDDDDDEVRDDLYFFRRRSRNVDEVMLGFINCIGSDPTREVGIELLVHVPKLKDLAMYLYHTTGVYEGLLKELRKPLIPLDPRIPNFTHYALRLLNMIVNEPRLASKFMDGDQPGEILSTVGGKKEWYSDSYLEPAVIKILSAEIKNPQEVVTPGFIDTCHVCLSVALLPTNDLTKIDRGMTKLAEILDSKDALEFICGTPMFTEWFVKALVDARKYLMENLILSHKILPKVASCHIKLARDQRAKPFMIKLISPDIMILVDDYLRYCDK; encoded by the exons ATGGCTTCAAATTACAACCTGGTCAACTATGAACg CCCTGAACCGATATACAACTACGACGTCTGCGACGTCttcgacgacgacgacgacgaggTAAGAGACGATTTGTATTTCTTTAGACGCAGATCTCGGAATGTCGATGAAGTAATGCTTGGCTTCATCAATTGTATTGGAAGCGACCCCACACGCGAGGTAGGAATCGAATTGTTAGTCCACGTACCCAAATTGAAAGACCTAGCCATGTACTTGTACCACACCACGGGAGTATACGAAGGACTCCTGAAGGAACTCCGCAAGCCTTTGATCCCGTTAGACCCTCGCATACCAAACTTCACCCATTATGCGCTGAGGCTTTTAAACATGATCGTGAACGAGCCGAGATTGGCGTCCAAGTTTATGGACGGAGACCAACCGGGAGAGATCCTGTCGACTGTTGGGGGCAAGAAGGAATGGTACAGCGATTCATACTTGGAACCGgctgttataaaaatactttctgCGGAGATCAAGAACCCTCA GGAGGTGGTGACACCAGGTTTCATCGACACTTGTCACGTCTGTCTTAGCGTGGCCCTTCTTCCTACCAATGATTTGACAAAGATCGACAGGGGAATGACAAAATTGGCAGAAATTTTGGATAGCAAAGATGCATTGGAATTTATTTGTGGAACGCCAATGTTTACAGAATGGTTTGTAAAAGCGCTAGTAGATGCCAGAAAGTATCTGatggaaaatctaatattGTCCCATAAAATTTTACCGAAAGTAGCTTCGTGTCACATAAAGCTTGCCAGAGACCAAAGGGCGAAGCCTTTTATGATCAAGTTGATTAGTCCAGATATTATGATACTAGTTGATGATTATTTGCGTTATTGCGATAAATAA
- the LOC126266450 gene encoding uncharacterized protein LOC126266450 isoform X2, whose protein sequence is MLGFINCIGSDPTREVGIELLVHVPKLKDLAMYLYHTTGVYEGLLKELRKPLIPLDPRIPNFTHYALRLLNMIVNEPRLASKFMDGDQPGEILSTVGGKKEWYSDSYLEPAVIKILSAEIKNPQEVVTPGFIDTCHVCLSVALLPTNDLTKIDRGMTKLAEILDSKDALEFICGTPMFTEWFVKALVDARKYLMENLILSHKILPKVASCHIKLARDQRAKPFMIKLISPDIMILVDDYLRYCDK, encoded by the exons ATGCTTGGCTTCATCAATTGTATTGGAAGCGACCCCACACGCGAGGTAGGAATCGAATTGTTAGTCCACGTACCCAAATTGAAAGACCTAGCCATGTACTTGTACCACACCACGGGAGTATACGAAGGACTCCTGAAGGAACTCCGCAAGCCTTTGATCCCGTTAGACCCTCGCATACCAAACTTCACCCATTATGCGCTGAGGCTTTTAAACATGATCGTGAACGAGCCGAGATTGGCGTCCAAGTTTATGGACGGAGACCAACCGGGAGAGATCCTGTCGACTGTTGGGGGCAAGAAGGAATGGTACAGCGATTCATACTTGGAACCGgctgttataaaaatactttctgCGGAGATCAAGAACCCTCA GGAGGTGGTGACACCAGGTTTCATCGACACTTGTCACGTCTGTCTTAGCGTGGCCCTTCTTCCTACCAATGATTTGACAAAGATCGACAGGGGAATGACAAAATTGGCAGAAATTTTGGATAGCAAAGATGCATTGGAATTTATTTGTGGAACGCCAATGTTTACAGAATGGTTTGTAAAAGCGCTAGTAGATGCCAGAAAGTATCTGatggaaaatctaatattGTCCCATAAAATTTTACCGAAAGTAGCTTCGTGTCACATAAAGCTTGCCAGAGACCAAAGGGCGAAGCCTTTTATGATCAAGTTGATTAGTCCAGATATTATGATACTAGTTGATGATTATTTGCGTTATTGCGATAAATAA
- the LOC126266449 gene encoding CCR4-NOT transcription complex subunit 9-like isoform X3, with translation MIDTQENQWDITKMGSIIENSIYDYILSIASAETRSEGIIMVSEDLAYPNLSKYLYHTEGVYEGIIAEIYNVYPTLFMNKLNMRQASTTHHALQLLEVIVIDPTLQWMFFERNRPGCIYSILMRTPKMEYEYVLRQDCLKILEALITYPGICFRERVAKFFIDTCYLTVCIILLKSKTVGEIRTGMNTLKMFLSTSVGLEHICETTITIPWMLNALKQSVATLVTKPDGGIVASVIQCYIKLSEDERSRSYLSTNIPEAIWNQTFNDVLDDSVILLKQYLLENLE, from the exons ATGATCGACACTCAGGAGAACCAATGGGACATTACCAAAATGGGctctataattgaaaattcgaTCTACGACTACATATTGAGCATCGCCAGTGCAGAGACACGCAGCGAAGGAATAATTATGGTGTCCGAAGACCTTGCGTACCCGAACCTCTCCAAGTACCTCTACCACACCGAGGGCGTCTACGAAGGGATCATCGCCGAAATATACAATGTTTATCCGACGTTGTTCATGAACAAGCTAAACATGCGACAGGCGAGCACCACCCACCACGCCCTTCAGCTTCTGGAAGTCATTGTGATCGATCCGACGCTGCAGTGGATGTTTTTCGAAAGGAACCGTCCAGGTTGTATCTATTCGATTTTAATGAGGACCCCGAAAATGGAGTACGAGTATGTGTTGCGACAGGACTGTCTTAAAATACTGGAGGCGTTGATCACCTACCCTGG GATTTGTTTTAGAGAACGTGTGGCGAAGTTCTTCATTGACACGTGCTATTTAACTGTGTGCATAATCCTCCTGAAGTCCAAGACCGTAGGGGAAATTCGAACTGGAATGAACACGTTGAAGATGTTCTTGTCTACCAGTGTGGGGTTGGAGCATATTTGTGAAACGACAATCACCATTCCATGGATGCTAAATGCGTTAAAACAGTCCGTTGCAACGTTAGTAACTAAACCAGATGGAGGTATTGTTGCTTCAGTAATTCAGtgctatataaaattatcggAAGATGAAAGATCCAGATCGTATTTATCTACAAATATACCTGAAGCAATTTGGAATCAGACATTTAATGATGTACTGGACGATTCTGTTATTCTCTTAAAGCAATATTTGCTAGAGAATTTGGAATAA
- the LOC126266449 gene encoding CCR4-NOT transcription complex subunit 9-like isoform X2: MLSNYWRLTRPILDFGKMIDTQENQWDITKMGSIIENSIYDYILSIASAETRSEGIIMVSEDLAYPNLSKYLYHTEGVYEGIIAEIYNVYPTLFMNKLNMRQASTTHHALQLLEVIVIDPTLQWMFFERNRPGCIYSILMRTPKMEYEYVLRQDCLKILEALITYPGERVAKFFIDTCYLTVCIILLKSKTVGEIRTGMNTLKMFLSTSVGLEHICETTITIPWMLNALKQSVATLVTKPDGGIVASVIQCYIKLSEDERSRSYLSTNIPEAIWNQTFNDVLDDSVILLKQYLLENLE; this comes from the exons ATGCTATCCAACTATTGGAGGTTAACGCGTCCAATCCTAGACTTCGG taAGATGATCGACACTCAGGAGAACCAATGGGACATTACCAAAATGGGctctataattgaaaattcgaTCTACGACTACATATTGAGCATCGCCAGTGCAGAGACACGCAGCGAAGGAATAATTATGGTGTCCGAAGACCTTGCGTACCCGAACCTCTCCAAGTACCTCTACCACACCGAGGGCGTCTACGAAGGGATCATCGCCGAAATATACAATGTTTATCCGACGTTGTTCATGAACAAGCTAAACATGCGACAGGCGAGCACCACCCACCACGCCCTTCAGCTTCTGGAAGTCATTGTGATCGATCCGACGCTGCAGTGGATGTTTTTCGAAAGGAACCGTCCAGGTTGTATCTATTCGATTTTAATGAGGACCCCGAAAATGGAGTACGAGTATGTGTTGCGACAGGACTGTCTTAAAATACTGGAGGCGTTGATCACCTACCCTGG AGAACGTGTGGCGAAGTTCTTCATTGACACGTGCTATTTAACTGTGTGCATAATCCTCCTGAAGTCCAAGACCGTAGGGGAAATTCGAACTGGAATGAACACGTTGAAGATGTTCTTGTCTACCAGTGTGGGGTTGGAGCATATTTGTGAAACGACAATCACCATTCCATGGATGCTAAATGCGTTAAAACAGTCCGTTGCAACGTTAGTAACTAAACCAGATGGAGGTATTGTTGCTTCAGTAATTCAGtgctatataaaattatcggAAGATGAAAGATCCAGATCGTATTTATCTACAAATATACCTGAAGCAATTTGGAATCAGACATTTAATGATGTACTGGACGATTCTGTTATTCTCTTAAAGCAATATTTGCTAGAGAATTTGGAATAA
- the LOC126266449 gene encoding CCR4-NOT transcription complex subunit 9-like isoform X1, translating into MLSNYWRLTRPILDFGKMIDTQENQWDITKMGSIIENSIYDYILSIASAETRSEGIIMVSEDLAYPNLSKYLYHTEGVYEGIIAEIYNVYPTLFMNKLNMRQASTTHHALQLLEVIVIDPTLQWMFFERNRPGCIYSILMRTPKMEYEYVLRQDCLKILEALITYPGICFRERVAKFFIDTCYLTVCIILLKSKTVGEIRTGMNTLKMFLSTSVGLEHICETTITIPWMLNALKQSVATLVTKPDGGIVASVIQCYIKLSEDERSRSYLSTNIPEAIWNQTFNDVLDDSVILLKQYLLENLE; encoded by the exons ATGCTATCCAACTATTGGAGGTTAACGCGTCCAATCCTAGACTTCGG taAGATGATCGACACTCAGGAGAACCAATGGGACATTACCAAAATGGGctctataattgaaaattcgaTCTACGACTACATATTGAGCATCGCCAGTGCAGAGACACGCAGCGAAGGAATAATTATGGTGTCCGAAGACCTTGCGTACCCGAACCTCTCCAAGTACCTCTACCACACCGAGGGCGTCTACGAAGGGATCATCGCCGAAATATACAATGTTTATCCGACGTTGTTCATGAACAAGCTAAACATGCGACAGGCGAGCACCACCCACCACGCCCTTCAGCTTCTGGAAGTCATTGTGATCGATCCGACGCTGCAGTGGATGTTTTTCGAAAGGAACCGTCCAGGTTGTATCTATTCGATTTTAATGAGGACCCCGAAAATGGAGTACGAGTATGTGTTGCGACAGGACTGTCTTAAAATACTGGAGGCGTTGATCACCTACCCTGG GATTTGTTTTAGAGAACGTGTGGCGAAGTTCTTCATTGACACGTGCTATTTAACTGTGTGCATAATCCTCCTGAAGTCCAAGACCGTAGGGGAAATTCGAACTGGAATGAACACGTTGAAGATGTTCTTGTCTACCAGTGTGGGGTTGGAGCATATTTGTGAAACGACAATCACCATTCCATGGATGCTAAATGCGTTAAAACAGTCCGTTGCAACGTTAGTAACTAAACCAGATGGAGGTATTGTTGCTTCAGTAATTCAGtgctatataaaattatcggAAGATGAAAGATCCAGATCGTATTTATCTACAAATATACCTGAAGCAATTTGGAATCAGACATTTAATGATGTACTGGACGATTCTGTTATTCTCTTAAAGCAATATTTGCTAGAGAATTTGGAATAA
- the LOC126266452 gene encoding CCR4-NOT transcription complex subunit 9-like, with translation MYLYHTHGVYDIIISEITKIYPALADGTLNLTLASNAHYALQLLEVIVTNRRLQEKFLEGNKPECVYQIFMREPTTKFEGLLRRDCLKVLDALALHTGLPVSKFFIDTKYLTLCVTLLKSKDLGEVETALRTLKTFLHSPVGPDHVNENELTLPWILEALSCATTTVLKKSEAGTISTIIMCYLKLAEDQRSILYLPQMVHEDIWNGKLDNIIECHLKQFRRYLLIKVGHADSL, from the exons ATGTACTTGTATCACACCCACGGCGTCTATGATATCATCATATCCGAAATAACCAAAATCTACCCCGCCCTGGCCGATGGTACGTTGAACCTAACCCTAGCAAGCAACGCCCACTATGCCCTTCAACTGTTGGAGGTTATCGTGACCAATCGCAGACTGCAGGAAAAATTTTTGGAGGGGAATAAACCGGAATGCGTCTACCAAATTTTCATGAGAGAACCCACAACGAAATTCGAGGGATTGTTGCGCAGGGACTGCTTGAAAGTGTTGGACGCGTTGGCTCTTCATACTGG GTTGCCAGTATCGAAGTTCTTCATTGACACAAAGTACTTAACACTTTGCGTCACACTTCTCAAGTCCAAGGACTTGGGTGAAGTAGAAACGGCACTGCGCACTCTGAAGACATTCCTGCACTCTCCGGTTGGACCGGATCATGTGAACGAGAACGAGTTAACTTTACCATGGATTTTGGAAGCGCTGTCTTGTGCCACAACAACAGTTCTTAAGAAATCGGAAGCTGGTACTATTTCTACCATAATAATGTGCTATTTAAAGTTGGCGGAGGATCAAAGATCGATTTTGTATTTACCCCAGATGGTTCACGAAGATATATGGAATGGAAAATTGGATAATATTATCGAATGTCATTTGAAGCAATTCAGAAGATATTTGCTAATAAAAGTCGGTCATGCCGACTCTTTGTAA
- the LOC126266453 gene encoding uncharacterized protein LOC126266453 translates to MSAHIQQPYEASPMANYSHVFVPQPAWLFVVVSTPVMLPQPARVHSPRRHRHRHRGRRHRNQQPEAVPPNPPNPLNPVQHAPNQRVVAQEPGYGTPVVYYPAPIFNPCGAIFVNNMPPYNPGEPNRFEIEPEPEAPEPFGELPTNDGAPPGELLPPPREFS, encoded by the coding sequence ATGTCCGCTCACATTCAACAACCCTACGAAGCCAGCCCCATGGCAAATTACAGCCACGTGTTCGTGCCGCAACCCGCGTGGTTGTTCGTGGTGGTCAGCACCCCGGTGATGTTGCCGCAGCCGGCGCGGGTTCACAGCCCCAGACGCCACCGCCATCGTCATCGCGGCCGAAGACACCGCAACCAGCAGCCGGAGGCCGTTCCGCCCAATCCGCCCAATCCACTCAACCCGGTTCAACATGCGCCGAACCAGAGGGTGGTGGCGCAGGAGCCCGGATACGGGACTCCCGTGGTTTACTACCCGGCGCCGATATTTAACCCGTGCGGCGCCATTTTCGTCAACAACATGCCGCCATACAATCCGGGCGAACCCAACAGGTTCGAGATAGAACCGGAACCAGAGGCGCCCGAGCCGTTCGGCGAACTCCCCACCAACGACGGCGCACCTCCTGGAGAATTGCTGCCCCCACCCAGGGAATTTAGTTAA